The following are from one region of the Phormidium sp. PBR-2020 genome:
- a CDS encoding Rne/Rng family ribonuclease, whose translation MPKQIIIAEQHRIAAVFSEDQIQELVVATGTHQVSDVYVGTVENVIPGIDAAFVNIGDPERNGFMHVTDLGPLRLKRSSSAITELLTPKQKVLVQVMKEPTGNKGPRLTGNITLPGRYLVLMPFGKGVHLSRRIVSESQRNTLRALAILVKPAGMGLLVRTEAEGVGEDAIIEDLEVLQKQWEVILEEYNTTREPTLLNRDDDFIQRVLRDMYNTDVNRIVVDSPNGLKRVKQNIANWNDGKNLSVSIDHHTESQPILEYFRVNAAIREALKPRVDLPSGGYIIIEPTEALTVVDVNSGSFTRSATSRETVLWTNCEAAVEIARQLRLRNIAGVIVIDFIDMDSRHDKLKVLEQFNTELAADKARPQIAQLSELGLVELTRKRQGQNIYELFSEPCPSCTGLGHLAKLPGEETVRTVEVSRSASVDTNKGQASQSTSSPRNGDTPSPRLRDSAPRLRDRSPSRLDPVSDTLSESEGETPEIDLIHHPSYQEMGDGTTRRRRRRRFTSPDVKAHAEETAKSNASRNDSPEESRRDRPTVEPANDSTPEPEVEVEAEEEKSRGRSSRESKAEDTPEVITVEMTPEEQEVYAMMGISPCVKLGKFPKNPKSATIHVVSPGEDQGNLEVRSLDKGTPVKSSSPTETAETTSDQPSTQGTVTATVTESSDTAEASKTDSEDSSETSSSGRKGRTRRRRRRSSASSDS comes from the coding sequence ATGCCCAAGCAAATTATTATCGCCGAGCAGCATCGAATTGCTGCTGTCTTTTCTGAAGATCAAATCCAGGAGCTGGTCGTTGCCACTGGAACTCATCAGGTGAGCGATGTCTATGTGGGAACCGTCGAGAACGTGATTCCCGGAATTGACGCCGCCTTTGTCAACATTGGAGATCCTGAGCGCAACGGCTTTATGCACGTCACCGACTTAGGACCCCTACGACTCAAACGCTCATCGAGTGCCATCACCGAACTGCTGACCCCTAAACAAAAGGTTCTCGTGCAGGTGATGAAGGAACCCACGGGGAATAAAGGACCTCGTTTGACGGGGAATATCACCCTTCCCGGTCGCTATTTAGTCCTAATGCCCTTTGGTAAAGGCGTACATCTATCTCGACGCATCGTCAGTGAGTCTCAACGTAATACCTTGCGGGCCTTGGCGATTTTGGTGAAACCCGCCGGGATGGGGTTACTGGTGCGCACAGAAGCCGAGGGCGTTGGGGAAGACGCCATCATTGAGGACTTAGAAGTTCTGCAAAAACAATGGGAGGTGATTCTCGAAGAGTACAACACCACTCGGGAACCGACGCTGCTCAACCGGGATGATGATTTTATCCAACGGGTGTTGCGGGATATGTACAACACCGATGTCAACCGGATTGTGGTGGATTCTCCCAATGGCCTAAAACGAGTTAAGCAAAACATCGCCAATTGGAATGATGGCAAGAATCTTTCGGTATCCATTGACCATCACACGGAATCCCAGCCGATTCTGGAGTATTTCCGGGTCAACGCCGCAATTCGTGAAGCCCTGAAACCTCGGGTGGATCTGCCCTCAGGGGGCTATATCATCATTGAACCCACCGAAGCCTTAACGGTGGTGGATGTGAACTCCGGTTCCTTTACCCGCTCCGCTACCTCTCGGGAAACGGTGTTATGGACTAACTGTGAGGCGGCCGTTGAGATTGCCCGACAACTGCGCCTGCGGAACATTGCTGGGGTGATCGTGATTGATTTCATTGACATGGACTCCCGCCACGATAAGTTAAAGGTGTTGGAGCAGTTCAATACGGAGTTGGCCGCTGATAAGGCTCGGCCTCAGATTGCTCAGTTGTCGGAATTGGGCTTAGTGGAGTTAACTCGCAAGCGCCAAGGGCAAAATATTTATGAGTTGTTTAGTGAACCCTGCCCGAGTTGTACGGGGTTGGGACATTTAGCGAAGCTTCCCGGTGAAGAGACGGTACGCACCGTTGAAGTGAGCCGTAGTGCTAGCGTTGACACGAACAAAGGACAAGCATCTCAAAGCACCTCATCACCTCGCAATGGGGATACTCCGTCCCCTCGCCTACGGGATAGTGCCCCCAGATTGCGCGATCGCAGTCCCAGCCGTCTTGACCCCGTCTCGGATACCCTCTCAGAGAGCGAGGGAGAAACGCCAGAAATCGATCTGATTCATCACCCGAGTTACCAAGAAATGGGGGATGGAACCACTCGCCGCCGTCGTCGCCGCCGCTTTACCAGTCCCGATGTCAAGGCTCATGCGGAAGAGACGGCCAAGTCCAACGCCAGCCGCAATGATTCGCCAGAAGAGTCTCGGCGCGATCGCCCCACGGTGGAGCCAGCCAACGACAGCACCCCAGAGCCTGAGGTAGAGGTTGAAGCCGAGGAGGAAAAATCTCGCGGTCGCAGTTCTCGCGAGAGCAAAGCCGAGGACACCCCTGAAGTGATTACGGTGGAGATGACTCCCGAGGAACAGGAAGTCTATGCCATGATGGGGATTTCTCCCTGCGTCAAGTTGGGCAAGTTTCCTAAAAATCCCAAGTCAGCCACCATTCATGTGGTCAGTCCCGGTGAAGACCAGGGCAATCTGGAGGTACGGTCGTTAGATAAAGGCACGCCGGTAAAGTCCTCGTCGCCTACGGAAACGGCTGAGACGACCTCAGATCAGCCATCAACTCAGGGAACCGTGACGGCAACGGTAACCGAGTCCAGTGACACCGCTGAGGCATCTAAGACGGACAGCGAAGACTCTTCCGAGACCAGTTCCTCTGGGCGTAAGGGTCGCACTCGCCGCCGTCGCCGCCGCTCCTCGGCCAGTTCTGACTCGTGA
- a CDS encoding ribonuclease HII has product MTLFERTPRPRSSWERVAGVDEVGRGALFGPVVAAAVLLTPDQEQILREMGVKDSKQLRPKQRQALSQEIRAIALDVQVAQATVAEIDQLNILNASLLAMKRAILALTTVPDGCLIDGNRPIPELSIPQETLVGGDRCEMAIAAASIVAKVWRDGAILDLASTYPHYDLAANKGYGTAKHRQALEKFGLSPHHRRSFAPCRSVLEASKRQLELLTNTVPKGD; this is encoded by the coding sequence GTGACCTTATTTGAGCGAACCCCCCGCCCTCGCTCCTCCTGGGAGCGGGTGGCTGGGGTGGATGAAGTGGGACGCGGGGCCCTATTTGGCCCCGTGGTGGCGGCCGCGGTGTTGTTGACCCCTGACCAAGAGCAAATCCTGCGAGAGATGGGGGTCAAGGACAGTAAGCAACTGCGGCCGAAACAGCGGCAGGCTCTAAGCCAAGAGATTCGGGCGATCGCCCTGGATGTCCAAGTGGCTCAAGCCACGGTGGCTGAGATTGACCAGTTGAATATCCTCAATGCCAGTTTGTTGGCGATGAAACGGGCGATTTTAGCCCTAACGACGGTTCCTGACGGCTGTTTAATTGACGGGAACCGTCCCATTCCTGAATTATCAATACCTCAAGAGACCTTAGTGGGGGGCGATCGCTGTGAGATGGCGATCGCCGCTGCGAGTATTGTGGCCAAAGTCTGGCGCGACGGGGCGATTTTAGACTTGGCCTCAACCTATCCCCACTATGATTTAGCGGCCAACAAAGGCTACGGAACCGCCAAACACCGTCAAGCCTTAGAGAAATTTGGCCTGTCCCCTCACCATCGCCGCTCCTTTGCCCCCTGTCGCAGCGTCCTAGAGGCCTCTAAACGGCAACTTGAACTTTTGACTAATACCGTTCCAAAAGGCGATTGA